A part of Lacerta agilis isolate rLacAgi1 chromosome 7, rLacAgi1.pri, whole genome shotgun sequence genomic DNA contains:
- the STMND1 gene encoding LOW QUALITY PROTEIN: stathmin domain-containing protein 1 (The sequence of the model RefSeq protein was modified relative to this genomic sequence to represent the inferred CDS: inserted 1 base in 1 codon), with protein sequence MVSVKNRRLSSLFCFQRSTCHNMGCSTSSRAIVKEPSSKNPHQSREVKKQAENDPLTGTVNSVSQGGSIAEDYSGEGRLPDSSTEKLPPANEQNTDIRGGLSKKPVSLTERERQTSSDILEELRMQGIIKTSSANSNNRAADDIMLIDTGNPPKKPPAKLEKLEIKRKXHNLAIEDSENKQTREEQLKKELLTDRPSPLTSHESRSTGSDIDCSASEVEKTSNTFQLLSLNLGSGSWIEKKDWDDNVNGNFEGFSMVESDTTYNTVNEAF encoded by the exons ATGGTTTCTGTGAAAAACAGGAGACTGAGCTCCCTGTTCTGCTTCCAAAGAAGCACTTGTCACAACATGGGTTGCAGCACTTCCAGCAGGGCAATTGTCAAGGAACCATCATCCAAGAATCCGCATCAGAGCAGAGAAGTCAAAAAGCAG GCTGAAAATGATCCACTTACTGGAACAGTTAACAGTGTCTCTCAAGGTGGGTCAATTGCTGAAGATTATTCTGGTGAAGGAAGGCTGCCAGACAGCAGTACGGAAAAGCTACCACCAGCTAATGAACAAAATACAG ACATCAGAGGTGGACTTTCCAAGAAACCGGTGAGCTTaacagaaagagaaaggcagACATCATCAGACATATTGGAGGAGCTTCGGATGCAAGGAATAATCAAGACCTCAAGTGCAAACTCTAATAACAGAGCAGCAGATGATATCATG TTGATAGATACAGGAAATCCACCAAAGAAACCACCAGCCAAACTGGAAAAGCTCGAAATCAAAAGGA CACATAATTTAGCAATAGAGGACtctgaaaacaaacaa ACAAGAGAAGAGCAACTGAAAAAGGAATTGCTGACTGACAGACCATCACCACTAACCTCCCATGAAAGCAGAAGTACAGGGAGTGACATAGACTGTTCAGCTTCTGAAGTTGAAAAAACTTCTAATACTTTTCAGTTGCTTTCCTTAAATCTGGGTTCAGGAAGCTGGATAGAGAAAAAAGATTGGGATGATAATGTCAATGGCAATTTTGAAGGTTTTAGTATGGTGGAATCAGATACCACTTATAATACAGTAAATGAAGCATTTTGA